CCGGCATCGTTGTTTCCGGTCTTGTGCTGGGACTACCAGCCTATGTTCTCGTCAAAGTACTGACCCCGAACTTTTTTGCGCGTAAGGATACGCGCACGCCGGTAATCACCGCTGCGCTCAGCCTGCTGGTCACGGCTGCGCTTAACTACTACTTTGTGTTCGTTTTGCAGATTGGGGTGGTCGGTCTGGCAATCGCCGGGGCAGTCGGCGCCTGGATCAACATCATGTTACTGGGAAGTATCCTGCATGTCCGTGGCTTTTACCGCATGCCATCTCGGATTATGGGCCGTGTATTCCGTATTATATTGGCTGCGGCTGTCATGGGCGCCGCTCTATGGTGGCTAATGCAGCATATTGGTGGCTGGTTTGTCGGTAGCTACGGACAGCAGGCTCTTGGCCTTTCGGCAATACTCGCTGTCGGTATCGCGACCTATGCATTTGCGGCTATCATCCTCGGCGTACTCGACAAGGCGACCATGCAACGCCTAATGCGCCGCCAAAGCTAACCGAATAGAGAATCTCGATCATGCGTGTCGTTTCCGGAATCCAGCCTACCGGCAAGCCCCATCTGGGCAATTACCTTGGTGCCATCCGCAACTATGTGAAGTTTCAGGACGACGCCATGGCTGCTGGTGGCGATTGCCTGATCTTTATTGCCGATCTGCACGCTCTGTCGATGCCGCATAATCCTGCAGAGCTGCATGCATCAACCCTGGAACTGGTAGCGACACTGGTCGCTTGCGGCGTTGATCCTGACAAGGCGATCCTGTTCAATCAAGCTCAGGTTCCCGCACACGCAGAGTTGCAATGGCTGCTCAACGGCACTGCTCGCATGGGCTGGCTAAACCGCATGACGCAATTCAAGGATAAATCGGGCAAGAACCGCGAAGGTGCATCGATTGCGCTGTTTACTTACCCCGTACTGCAGGCGGCTGACGTGTTGCTGTACCAGGCGACGCATGTGCCGGTGGGCGAAGACCAAAAGCAGCATTTGGAGTTGGCGCGCGACATCGCGCAAAAGTTCAACAATGATTTCGCTTCGGAAGATGCACCCGTCTTTACTCTACCAGAGCCGATCATTCCGCCAGAGGCCGCGCGTATCATGAGTCTGCGCGACGGTAGCGCCAAGATGAGCAAGTCAGACCCATCGGAGATGAGCCGGATCAATCTGGCCGACGATGCTGACGAGATCATGAAGAAAATCAAGAAAGCGAAGACCGATCCCGAGC
The Altererythrobacter ishigakiensis genome window above contains:
- the trpS gene encoding tryptophan--tRNA ligase, whose protein sequence is MRVVSGIQPTGKPHLGNYLGAIRNYVKFQDDAMAAGGDCLIFIADLHALSMPHNPAELHASTLELVATLVACGVDPDKAILFNQAQVPAHAELQWLLNGTARMGWLNRMTQFKDKSGKNREGASIALFTYPVLQAADVLLYQATHVPVGEDQKQHLELARDIAQKFNNDFASEDAPVFTLPEPIIPPEAARIMSLRDGSAKMSKSDPSEMSRINLADDADEIMKKIKKAKTDPEPLPSEAKGLEGRPEALNLVGIYGALAGKSTDGVLADFGGQGFGVFKPALGELLVETLRPISARFVELKDDREALDAILARGAARARELGTPTLAAAYTALGLVRN